A genomic region of Lonchura striata isolate bLonStr1 chromosome 8, bLonStr1.mat, whole genome shotgun sequence contains the following coding sequences:
- the ACVR1C gene encoding activin receptor type-1C isoform X1: protein MLANGREEVVKSCVSLPELNAQVFCHSSKNVTKTECCYTDFCNNITLRLPLASADRAGRAGRRPAALAAAVAVPLCALGLLAGLLATARGRRRRGAKPPNVEEPLCEGSLLGSGKTLKDLISDMTTSGSGSGLPLLVQRTIARTIVLQEIVGKGRFGEVWHGKWCGEDVAVKIFSSRDERSWFREAEIYQTVMLRHENILGFIAADNKDNGTWTQLWLVSEYHEQGSLFDYLNRGTVTVQGMVRLALSVASGLAHLHMEIVGTQGKPAIAHRDLKSKNILVKRNETCAIADLGLAVKHDSVLNTIDIPQNPRVGTRRYMAPEILDDAMNTSIFESFKRADIYSLGLVYWEIARRCSVGGITEEYQLPYYDLVPSDPSIEDMRRVVCEQKLRPSIPNQWQSCEALRVLGRLMRECWRASGAARLTALRVKKTIAQLCAPQEPKA from the exons ATGCTGGCCAACGGGCGCGAGGAGGTGGTCAAGTCCTGCGTGTCCCTGCCCGAGCTCAACGCCCAGGTCTTCTGCCACAGCTCCAAGAACGTCACCAAGACCGAGTGCTGCTACACCGACTTCTGCAACAACATCACGCTGCGGCTGCCGCTCG catcGGCGGaccgggcgggccgggcgggccggcggccggcggcGCTGGCGGCGGCGGTGGCGGTGCCGCTCTgcgccctggggctgctggccgGGCTGCTGGCCAcggcccggggccggcggcgccgcggggccAAGCCACCCAACGTGGAGGAGCCGCTCTGCGAGGGCAGCCTGCTGGGCTCCGGCAAGACGCTGAAGGATCTCATCTCCGACATGACGACCTCCGGCTCCGGCTCGG GGCTGCCTCTGCTGGTGCAGAGAACCATCGCCAGGACTATTGTCCTGCAGGAAATTGTGGGCAAAGGACGGTTTGGCGAAGTCTGGCACGGGAAGTGGTGCGGGGAGGATGTGGCTGTGAAAATCTTCTCCTCCAGAGACGAGCGGTCCTGGTTCCGGGAGGCGGAGATTTACCAGACAGTCATGCTGAGGCACGAGAACATCCTGGGCTTCATCGCTGCCGACAACAAGG ATAATGGGACGTGGACTCAGCTCTGGCTCGTCTCCGAGTACCACGAGCAGGGCTCGCTGTTCGACTACCTGAACAGAGGCACGGTGACGGTGCAGGGCATGGTCAGGCTGGCGCTGTCGGTGGCCAGCGGCCTGGCCCACCTCCACATGGAGATCGTTGGCACGCAAG GGAAGCCAGCGATCGCACACCGGGATCTGAAATCCAAGAACATCCTGGTGAAGAGGAACGAGACCTGCGCCATCGCCGACCTGGGGCTGGCGGTGAAGCACGACTCGGTGCTGAACACCATCGACATCCCCCAGAACCCCCGCGTGGGCACCAGGAG GTACATGGCCCCCGAGATCCTGGACGATGCGATGAACACCAGCATCTTCGAGTCCTTCAAGCGTGCAGACATCTACTCCCTGGGGCTGGTGTACTGGGAGATAGCCCGGAGGTGCTCTGTTGGAG GAATCACTGAGGAATACCAGTTGCCTTACTATGACCTTGTGCCTTCTGATCCTTCCATAGAAGATATGAGAAGGGTTGTCTGTGAACAGAAGCTCAGACCAAGTATTCCAAACCAGTGGCAAAGCTGTGAG GCGCTGCGGGTGCTGGGCCGGCTGATGCGGGAGTGCTGGCGCGCCAGCGGCGCCGCGCGTCTCACGGCGCTGCGCGTCAAGAAGACGATCGCGCAGCTCTGCGCGCCCCAGGAGCCCAAAGCCTGA
- the ACVR1C gene encoding activin receptor type-1C isoform X2, with protein MLANGREEVVKSCVSLPELNAQVFCHSSKNVTKTECCYTDFCNNITLRLPLGLPLLVQRTIARTIVLQEIVGKGRFGEVWHGKWCGEDVAVKIFSSRDERSWFREAEIYQTVMLRHENILGFIAADNKDNGTWTQLWLVSEYHEQGSLFDYLNRGTVTVQGMVRLALSVASGLAHLHMEIVGTQGKPAIAHRDLKSKNILVKRNETCAIADLGLAVKHDSVLNTIDIPQNPRVGTRRYMAPEILDDAMNTSIFESFKRADIYSLGLVYWEIARRCSVGGITEEYQLPYYDLVPSDPSIEDMRRVVCEQKLRPSIPNQWQSCEALRVLGRLMRECWRASGAARLTALRVKKTIAQLCAPQEPKA; from the exons ATGCTGGCCAACGGGCGCGAGGAGGTGGTCAAGTCCTGCGTGTCCCTGCCCGAGCTCAACGCCCAGGTCTTCTGCCACAGCTCCAAGAACGTCACCAAGACCGAGTGCTGCTACACCGACTTCTGCAACAACATCACGCTGCGGCTGCCGCTCG GGCTGCCTCTGCTGGTGCAGAGAACCATCGCCAGGACTATTGTCCTGCAGGAAATTGTGGGCAAAGGACGGTTTGGCGAAGTCTGGCACGGGAAGTGGTGCGGGGAGGATGTGGCTGTGAAAATCTTCTCCTCCAGAGACGAGCGGTCCTGGTTCCGGGAGGCGGAGATTTACCAGACAGTCATGCTGAGGCACGAGAACATCCTGGGCTTCATCGCTGCCGACAACAAGG ATAATGGGACGTGGACTCAGCTCTGGCTCGTCTCCGAGTACCACGAGCAGGGCTCGCTGTTCGACTACCTGAACAGAGGCACGGTGACGGTGCAGGGCATGGTCAGGCTGGCGCTGTCGGTGGCCAGCGGCCTGGCCCACCTCCACATGGAGATCGTTGGCACGCAAG GGAAGCCAGCGATCGCACACCGGGATCTGAAATCCAAGAACATCCTGGTGAAGAGGAACGAGACCTGCGCCATCGCCGACCTGGGGCTGGCGGTGAAGCACGACTCGGTGCTGAACACCATCGACATCCCCCAGAACCCCCGCGTGGGCACCAGGAG GTACATGGCCCCCGAGATCCTGGACGATGCGATGAACACCAGCATCTTCGAGTCCTTCAAGCGTGCAGACATCTACTCCCTGGGGCTGGTGTACTGGGAGATAGCCCGGAGGTGCTCTGTTGGAG GAATCACTGAGGAATACCAGTTGCCTTACTATGACCTTGTGCCTTCTGATCCTTCCATAGAAGATATGAGAAGGGTTGTCTGTGAACAGAAGCTCAGACCAAGTATTCCAAACCAGTGGCAAAGCTGTGAG GCGCTGCGGGTGCTGGGCCGGCTGATGCGGGAGTGCTGGCGCGCCAGCGGCGCCGCGCGTCTCACGGCGCTGCGCGTCAAGAAGACGATCGCGCAGCTCTGCGCGCCCCAGGAGCCCAAAGCCTGA
- the ACVR1C gene encoding activin receptor type-1C isoform X3, which translates to MLANGREEVVKSCVSLPELNAQVFCHSSKNVTKTECCYTDFCNNITLRLPLDNGTWTQLWLVSEYHEQGSLFDYLNRGTVTVQGMVRLALSVASGLAHLHMEIVGTQGKPAIAHRDLKSKNILVKRNETCAIADLGLAVKHDSVLNTIDIPQNPRVGTRRYMAPEILDDAMNTSIFESFKRADIYSLGLVYWEIARRCSVGGITEEYQLPYYDLVPSDPSIEDMRRVVCEQKLRPSIPNQWQSCEALRVLGRLMRECWRASGAARLTALRVKKTIAQLCAPQEPKA; encoded by the exons ATGCTGGCCAACGGGCGCGAGGAGGTGGTCAAGTCCTGCGTGTCCCTGCCCGAGCTCAACGCCCAGGTCTTCTGCCACAGCTCCAAGAACGTCACCAAGACCGAGTGCTGCTACACCGACTTCTGCAACAACATCACGCTGCGGCTGCCGCTCG ATAATGGGACGTGGACTCAGCTCTGGCTCGTCTCCGAGTACCACGAGCAGGGCTCGCTGTTCGACTACCTGAACAGAGGCACGGTGACGGTGCAGGGCATGGTCAGGCTGGCGCTGTCGGTGGCCAGCGGCCTGGCCCACCTCCACATGGAGATCGTTGGCACGCAAG GGAAGCCAGCGATCGCACACCGGGATCTGAAATCCAAGAACATCCTGGTGAAGAGGAACGAGACCTGCGCCATCGCCGACCTGGGGCTGGCGGTGAAGCACGACTCGGTGCTGAACACCATCGACATCCCCCAGAACCCCCGCGTGGGCACCAGGAG GTACATGGCCCCCGAGATCCTGGACGATGCGATGAACACCAGCATCTTCGAGTCCTTCAAGCGTGCAGACATCTACTCCCTGGGGCTGGTGTACTGGGAGATAGCCCGGAGGTGCTCTGTTGGAG GAATCACTGAGGAATACCAGTTGCCTTACTATGACCTTGTGCCTTCTGATCCTTCCATAGAAGATATGAGAAGGGTTGTCTGTGAACAGAAGCTCAGACCAAGTATTCCAAACCAGTGGCAAAGCTGTGAG GCGCTGCGGGTGCTGGGCCGGCTGATGCGGGAGTGCTGGCGCGCCAGCGGCGCCGCGCGTCTCACGGCGCTGCGCGTCAAGAAGACGATCGCGCAGCTCTGCGCGCCCCAGGAGCCCAAAGCCTGA